In the genome of Haemophilus pittmaniae, one region contains:
- a CDS encoding formate dehydrogenase subunit gamma, producing MSKIEISNDTRIIRHRTPARFSHWLLVICFFMTMFTGVAFFFPDFAWLTEILGTPQLARAIHPFTGIIMFAAFIFLGYLYWDHNIPEKNDIRWLKGMLEVLKGNEHAVAYNGKYNLGQKMLFWTLNLAMVTLLVTGIIMWRQYFSHYFSIPVLRFAILLHSLSAFMLFTGILVHMYMAFWVKGSIRGIVEGWVTVRWAKKHHPKWYRDEVLPELEKDLQNEAEGKHVKTKALFKGING from the coding sequence ATGAGTAAGATTGAGATTAGCAATGATACTCGAATCATTCGTCATAGAACGCCTGCTCGTTTCAGCCACTGGTTACTCGTAATCTGCTTTTTTATGACGATGTTCACTGGTGTGGCATTCTTCTTCCCAGATTTTGCGTGGTTAACTGAAATTTTAGGTACTCCGCAACTGGCTCGAGCAATTCACCCATTCACCGGTATTATTATGTTCGCTGCCTTTATTTTCCTTGGCTATCTTTACTGGGATCACAACATTCCAGAGAAAAACGATATCCGTTGGTTAAAAGGCATGCTTGAAGTATTAAAAGGAAATGAACACGCTGTTGCTTATAACGGTAAGTATAACCTTGGTCAAAAAATGTTATTCTGGACATTGAACTTGGCGATGGTTACCTTGCTTGTAACTGGCATCATTATGTGGCGTCAATATTTCTCGCACTACTTCTCTATTCCAGTATTACGTTTTGCGATTTTACTTCACTCTTTAAGTGCATTCATGTTGTTTACCGGTATCTTGGTACACATGTACATGGCATTCTGGGTGAAAGGCTCCATTCGTGGTATCGTGGAAGGTTGGGTAACCGTTCGCTGGGCGAAAAAACACCACCCTAAATGGTATCGTGATGAAGTCCTTCCTGAATTGGAAAAAGATCTCCAAAACGAAGCTGAAGGCAAACATGTCAAAACAAAAGCTTTATTTAAAGGCATCAATGGCTAA
- a CDS encoding C40 family peptidase, producing MKSLKHFLLVGGFLCLTACSGLGGNQYAMNYKGRIDDPIMAIAMLSEQQYEWAGTPYVLGGQSRNGIDCSGFVQKTFMDRFNISLPRTTSDQAGYGKLVRKQDIQTGDLVFFKTGRGPNGYHVGIYVKEDKFLHASTKGGVIYSSMNSPYWTKTFWQVRRI from the coding sequence ATGAAATCATTAAAGCATTTTCTATTAGTCGGTGGCTTCTTATGTCTAACGGCCTGTTCTGGGCTTGGTGGCAATCAATATGCAATGAACTATAAAGGACGAATTGATGATCCTATTATGGCGATCGCGATGTTGAGTGAGCAGCAATACGAGTGGGCTGGAACGCCATATGTGCTGGGGGGGCAATCGCGTAATGGTATTGATTGTTCCGGATTCGTACAAAAAACCTTTATGGATCGTTTTAATATCAGTTTACCGCGAACAACCAGTGATCAGGCCGGATACGGTAAATTGGTGCGTAAACAGGACATTCAAACTGGCGATTTGGTATTCTTTAAAACCGGCCGAGGGCCAAATGGATACCATGTAGGAATTTATGTTAAAGAAGATAAATTCTTGCACGCATCAACTAAAGGTGGAGTGATTTATTCTTCAATGAATAGTCCTTATTGGACGAAAACTTTTTGGCAAGTACGTCGTATTTAA
- the fdxH gene encoding formate dehydrogenase subunit beta: MAGNGQGVQTQDIIKVSATSGLTPAPQARDHKVEVAKLIDVSTCIGCKACQVGCSEWNDIRSDVNAQCVGIYDNPVDLNAKAWTVMRFNEVEENDRLEWLIRKDGCMHCSEPGCLKACPSPGAIIQYKNGIVDFQSDKCIGCGYCIAGCPFNIPRMNPDDNRVYKCTLCVDRVSVGQEPACVKTCPTGAIRFGSKEEMKVYAEQRIAELKSRGYENAGLYDPEGVGGTHVMYVLHHADKPELYSGLPKDPQIDLTVTLWKDILKPVAAVAMGGLALAEIGHYLAVGPNVEEDVEDHHHKFEEEDKKGGKDE; this comes from the coding sequence ATGGCAGGAAATGGTCAAGGCGTTCAAACGCAAGACATTATTAAGGTCTCCGCTACGTCAGGCTTAACGCCGGCACCTCAAGCGCGAGATCATAAAGTTGAAGTAGCAAAATTAATCGACGTATCCACCTGTATCGGTTGTAAAGCCTGTCAGGTGGGCTGTTCAGAGTGGAATGACATTCGTTCTGATGTTAATGCTCAATGTGTGGGGATCTACGATAACCCAGTAGATCTCAATGCAAAAGCATGGACTGTGATGCGCTTTAACGAAGTGGAAGAAAACGATCGTTTAGAATGGCTAATCCGTAAAGATGGCTGTATGCACTGTTCCGAACCAGGCTGTTTGAAGGCCTGCCCTTCACCGGGTGCGATTATCCAATACAAAAATGGTATCGTAGATTTCCAATCGGATAAATGTATCGGCTGTGGCTACTGTATTGCTGGCTGTCCGTTCAACATTCCACGTATGAATCCAGACGATAACCGTGTGTACAAATGCACTCTTTGTGTGGATCGTGTTTCTGTAGGCCAAGAACCGGCCTGCGTGAAAACCTGTCCAACCGGTGCAATTCGTTTTGGTTCTAAAGAGGAAATGAAGGTTTATGCAGAACAACGCATCGCCGAATTAAAATCCCGCGGTTACGAAAACGCAGGACTTTATGATCCGGAAGGTGTTGGCGGTACACATGTTATGTATGTATTACATCATGCCGATAAACCAGAACTTTATAGCGGTCTACCGAAAGATCCACAAATCGACCTCACAGTAACCTTGTGGAAAGATATCTTGAAACCGGTAGCTGCGGTAGCAATGGGTGGTTTAGCACTTGCTGAAATCGGCCACTACTTAGCTGTAGGTCCAAACGTTGAAGAAGACGTAGAAGATCATCACCATAAATTTGAAGAAGAAGATAAAAAAGGGGGCAAAGATGAGTAA
- a CDS encoding integration host factor subunit alpha — MTVTKIDIIEFLSKKHNLNKADAKMLVEGFFEEIRIALASGEEVKLSGFGNFELRNKASRPGRNPKTGESVPVSARRVVSFKPGQKLRGRLEHVKVKP; from the coding sequence ATGACAGTGACCAAAATCGACATCATTGAGTTTTTAAGTAAAAAACACAATTTGAATAAAGCCGATGCAAAAATGCTGGTTGAGGGCTTTTTTGAAGAAATCCGTATTGCGTTGGCTTCTGGTGAAGAAGTTAAGTTATCAGGCTTTGGCAATTTTGAATTGCGCAATAAGGCTTCGCGCCCAGGACGCAATCCAAAAACCGGGGAAAGCGTACCGGTTTCAGCACGTCGTGTTGTTTCCTTTAAACCAGGACAAAAATTACGCGGCCGCCTTGAACATGTAAAGGTTAAACCTTAG